In Eremothecium gossypii ATCC 10895 chromosome IV, complete sequence, the genomic stretch CGCCCTTCTTTACGTGATTGCATGTCCTGTGGGACCATACTACAAGAGCGGTTTCTCCGCTGTACGCCTGTTGGCGACCGACAACGTCACGCGCGCCTGGCCAGGAGGATTTGGCGACAAGAAGCTCGGCGGCAACTACGCGCCTTGTATTCCGTCACAGGAAGAGGCTGCGCGGCTCGGATATCACCAGAACCTCTGGCTGTTTGGGCCGGAGAAGTATATCACCGAGGTGGGCACCATGAATGCGTTCTTTGTGTTCAAGGACTCTACTACTGGAAAGAAGGAGCTCGTCACCGCGCCACTGGATGGCACAATCCTTGAGGGTGTGACGCGGGACAGTGTATTGACGCTTGCACGCGAGAGACTAAGCCCGGAAGAATGGGATGTATCGGAAAGGTACTATACAATCTCAGAGGTCGCAGAGCGCGCAGCCAAAGGTGAAGTGGTCGAGGCGTTCGGCTGTGGAACTGCCGTTGTCGTATCGCCAATAAAGGAAATAGGCTGGAACGACCAAGCTATCAAAATCCCGCTTTTGCCAGGGGAGGAGACTGGTGAGTTTACAAAACAGGTAGCGCATTGGATATCCGAGATCCAGTACGGTAAGGTTGAGTACAACAACTGGTCGCGGACAATTGCAGACCTAAAATAATGTCTGCCACTAGAATAAATATCGCCTTCTTTCAGCGGAGTTTATTGGTACATATGGTCAAGCTGTAGCCTTAAAGGTTTTTGTGCACTGGATATTGCACGTTCTCCGTAGGGCTATAGTCTAGTTGGTTTCAGCCTAGTTCGTACAGTG encodes the following:
- the BAT1 gene encoding branched-chain-amino-acid transaminase BAT1 (Syntenic homolog of Saccharomyces cerevisiae YHR208W (BAT1) and YJR148W (BAT2)), which gives rise to MSTAELDASKLKVIRKEEPTVFEQNADFTFGRLFIDHMLVVEWKRESGWQAPEIRPYGNLSLDPSACVFHYGFELFEGMKAYRTEDGRVTLFRPEMNAARMNRSAARIGLPQFDAEQLVELIGKLVELDRQFVPQRPGYSLYIRPVMIGTSASLGVTAPDSALLYVIACPVGPYYKSGFSAVRLLATDNVTRAWPGGFGDKKLGGNYAPCIPSQEEAARLGYHQNLWLFGPEKYITEVGTMNAFFVFKDSTTGKKELVTAPLDGTILEGVTRDSVLTLARERLSPEEWDVSERYYTISEVAERAAKGEVVEAFGCGTAVVVSPIKEIGWNDQAIKIPLLPGEETGEFTKQVAHWISEIQYGKVEYNNWSRTIADLK